One Camelina sativa cultivar DH55 chromosome 3, Cs, whole genome shotgun sequence genomic window carries:
- the LOC104776616 gene encoding mediator of RNA polymerase II transcription subunit 10b-like, giving the protein MDPAQNTSAAVPIGGSGSNGTMRYQTNDGTSSVTTAAADDSKENLNQVINSIHNILTLLHQIHLTIGSFTPASQLPLLQRLNTLVLELDNMAKLSEKCSIQIPMEVINLVDNGKNPDDYTKDVLNGCIARNQVTKGKTDAFKDLRKHILEELEETFPDEVEMYRETRANSAAEAKRVAQSQSVLPNGDAKVKNEL; this is encoded by the exons ATGGATCCAGCACAGAACACAAGTGCAGCAGTACCAATTGGTGGGAGTGGGAGTAACGGTACGATGAGATATCAAACCAATGATGGGACTTCATCTGTGACCACCGCTGCTGCTGATGATTCAAAGGAGAATCTCAACCAAGTTATAAACTCTATTCACAATATTTTGACTCTCCTTCATCAGATACACCTTACCATCGGTTCTTTCACACCTGCATCTCAGCTGCCTCTCCTTCAGCGCCT TAATACTCTTGTGTTGGAGCTGGATAACATGGCTAAGTTGTCCGAGAAATGTAGCATTCAAATCCCCATGGAGGTTATTAA CTTGGTTGATAATGGGAAGAACCCGGATGACTATACTAAAGATGTTCTTAATGGCTGCATTGCCAGAAATCAAGTTACAAAGGGCAAGACTGATGCTTTTAAG GATTTGAGAAAACATATTCTGGAGGAGCTTGAAGAGACTTTTCCTGATGAAGTCGAGATGTATAGAGAAACCCGTGCTAACTCTGCCGCT GAAGCGAAACGGGTGGCCCAATCGCAAAGTGTGTTACCAAATGGGGATGCAAAGGTCAAGAACGAGTTATAA
- the LOC104776617 gene encoding protein UXT homolog isoform X1 codes for MFLSLMCFGHVTVMDEGRQKDLQLLEEIIDKGLKQKLVHATASRDKIFEEQKVLSDLRKNLETLENNDVNSLKTMVNLGSEVYMQAEVPDTRHIFMDIGLGFYVEFTRQEALDHISQREERIKKQLEEFTGVITQIKGRIKLAHYQIQQILNLPEENNTSSRQRAF; via the exons ATGTTTTTGAGCTTGATGTGTTTTGGTCATGTCACAGTAATGGACGAAGGACGCCAAAAGGACTTGCAGTTGTTGGAGGAGATTATTGATAAAGGTTTGAAACAGAAGCTTGTACATGCAACTGCTTCACG gGACAAGAtctttgaagaacaaaaagtact CTCTGACTTGCGGAAAAACCTAGAAACTCTGGAGAATAATGATGTGAATAGTCTCAAAACAATGGTCAATCTCGGTTCAGAAGTTTATATGCAAGCTGAAGT GCCAGATACTCGGCACATATTCATGGATATAGGGCTCGGCTTTTATGTGGAATTCACCCGGCAAGAAGCTCTTGACCATATTTCACAAAGGGAGGAAAGAATTAAAAA GCAACTAGAAGAGTTTACTGGTGTTATTACGCAGATCAAAGGTCGCATCAAACTG GCTCATTACCAGATTCAGCAAATACTCAATCTTCCTGAAGAGAATAATACATCATCCCGGCAACGTGCGTTTTAG
- the LOC104776617 gene encoding protein UXT homolog isoform X2 — MDEGRQKDLQLLEEIIDKGLKQKLVHATASRDKIFEEQKVLSDLRKNLETLENNDVNSLKTMVNLGSEVYMQAEVPDTRHIFMDIGLGFYVEFTRQEALDHISQREERIKKQLEEFTGVITQIKGRIKLAHYQIQQILNLPEENNTSSRQRAF; from the exons ATGGACGAAGGACGCCAAAAGGACTTGCAGTTGTTGGAGGAGATTATTGATAAAGGTTTGAAACAGAAGCTTGTACATGCAACTGCTTCACG gGACAAGAtctttgaagaacaaaaagtact CTCTGACTTGCGGAAAAACCTAGAAACTCTGGAGAATAATGATGTGAATAGTCTCAAAACAATGGTCAATCTCGGTTCAGAAGTTTATATGCAAGCTGAAGT GCCAGATACTCGGCACATATTCATGGATATAGGGCTCGGCTTTTATGTGGAATTCACCCGGCAAGAAGCTCTTGACCATATTTCACAAAGGGAGGAAAGAATTAAAAA GCAACTAGAAGAGTTTACTGGTGTTATTACGCAGATCAAAGGTCGCATCAAACTG GCTCATTACCAGATTCAGCAAATACTCAATCTTCCTGAAGAGAATAATACATCATCCCGGCAACGTGCGTTTTAG
- the LOC104776618 gene encoding uncharacterized protein LOC104776618 — METETTNLVGVLRKPELKSYSHKQFHSSNALEILRESVRILRYNLGAFMITTAALICPVSALLLPNFLVDQSLVNKLTVKLLLVAKSSGLPLQPFVKHSCQKFAETSVSSAMCFPLFITVSLLSKAAVVYSVDCTYSREKAEISKFLVALNKIWKRVVYTYLWICILIVGCFTFFCVLLVAICSSFFVLGFSPDFSVYGAILVGLAFSVVFANAIIICNTAVVISVLEDVSGVGALVRASDLIKGQIQVGLLMFLGSTLGLAFVEGLFDHRVKKVSYGDGSSRLWEGPLLVLMYSFVTLIDSMMSAVFYFSCRVYYSMEASRGGETQPIMDTIAVVDTE, encoded by the coding sequence ATGGAgacggaaacaacaaatctcGTAGGTGTTTTGCGGAAACCAGAGCTAAAATCATACAGTCACAAGCAGTTTCACTCTTCAAATGCATTAGAGATCCTTAGAGAATCCGTTCGAATCCTCCGATACAATCTAGGCGCTTTCATGATCACTACTGCTGCTTTGATCTGTCCTGTCTCTGCTTTGCTTTTACCCAACTTTTTAGTTGATCAATCGTTAGTGAACAAACTCACAGTGAAGCTTCTCTTAGTGGCAAAGTCAAGTGGTCTTCCTTTGCAGCCTTTTGTCAAACACTCTTGTCAAAAGTTCGCTGAAACCTCTGTTTCGTCAGCAATGTGTTTCCCTTTGTTCATCACTGTGTCTCTCTTATCTAAAGCAGCTGTGGTTTACTCAGTGGATTGTACTTACTCGAGGGAAAAAGCCGAGATTAGCAAGTTCTTGGTTGCTTTGAATAAGATATGGAAACGAGTTGTGTACACTTACCTTTGGATTTGCATTCTGATTGTTGGTTGCTTCACTTTCTTCTGCGTTCTTCTTGTAGCAATCTGCAGTTCCTTCTTTGTTCTCGGCTTCTCTCCAGATTTCAGTGTCTATGGAGCCATCTTAGTTGGTTTAGCATTCTCTGTAGTATTCGCAAACGCGATTATCATCTGCAACACGGCGGTTGTGATCTCGGTTTTGGAAGATGTTTCAGGGGTAGGAGCGTTGGTGAGAGCTAGTGATCTGATCAAAGGGCAGATACAGGTTGGTTTGTTGATGTTCCTTGGGTCGACTTTAGGATTGGCGTTTGTGGAAGGGTTGTTTGATCACAGAGTGAAGAAAGTGAGTTATGGAGATGGGTCTTCGAGGTTATGGGAAGGTCCTCTGTTGGTGTTGATGTATTCCTTTGTGACACTTATAGATTCGATGATGAGTGCAGTGTTCTATTTCAGCTGCCGAGTTTATTATAGTATGGAAGCTTCTAGAGGTGGTGAAACTCAGCCAATCATGGACACCATAGCGGTTGTTGATACAGAGTAA